The genomic segment CGTCTTGTTTTTGGATGAGTTGACGACGGCGCCGCCTTCCGTTCAGGCTGCTTTGCTGCGAGTCATCTTGGAGCGAAAGGTCGGGTTTCGGGATTTGCCCAAAGGCGTTCGGGTTGTCGCAGCGGCAAACCCGCCTGACATCGTTTCTGGTGGTTGGGAACTTTCACCACCTCTTCGCAACCGCTTCGTCCACATCCGCTGGGAACTTTCGGACACCTCTTACTTGCAAGCGTTGCAAGATGGTTTTGCGCGTCCTGAATTGCCCGCTATTGACCCGATACTGCACCAAGAGGCTAAAAGTTACTGGAAGATGATGGTCGCTGCCTTCCTGAAACTCAACCCAAATCTTGCGAGGACATCGGCATCGGACGAAGAACACGCTTTCGCTTCACCCCGAACTTGGGACTACGCCATCGCCTTGATGGCGTCCTGTGACTTGTTAGGCGAAGCACCGAAGCCGGGCAAGCAGGGCAGCGAAGCGTTTTTGAACTTGGTAGAGGGCTGCATTGGACACGGTGCCGCCGTCGCGTTCGCCAAGTTTTTGTCAAGCCTGCGGTTACCTGACCCCGACGAGGTGCTGGATGGCAAAGCCCAAGCCACTGTCTCTAAA from the bacterium HR17 genome contains:
- the rocR gene encoding Arginine utilization regulatory protein RocR is translated as MAIMPKGGKELLIALQTPSPKGHMGIPALLWGNPGEGKSSFVESLHRDGFPIVTLIASIHDPTDFSGLPVHRDGKVRFAPPEWAFAFDETGQGVLFLDELTTAPPSVQAALLRVILERKVGFRDLPKGVRVVAAANPPDIVSGGWELSPPLRNRFVHIRWELSDTSYLQALQDGFARPELPAIDPILHQEAKSYWKMMVAAFLKLNPNLARTSASDEEHAFASPRTWDYAIALMASCDLLGEAPKPGKQGSEAFLNLVEGCIGHGAAVAFAKFLSSLRLPDPDEVLDGKAQATVSKLRDDELYVLFSAMAAALVRRQQQDGFVDAMLIFLDLAEQVCRDGKVDTIFVTMRQVAQGQLLSHAVAEAQRNGRLKEMQEALKRTFERTPLQEFVATLA